DNA sequence from the Vicia villosa cultivar HV-30 ecotype Madison, WI linkage group LG3, Vvil1.0, whole genome shotgun sequence genome:
TTTTATTCTAGTGACTAGATGGCTATGAATCTACCAGCTCTATATTGTCCAATTGGTAAATATATGACTTGCTTTTAGTTTTGGCATGATATTCATAAAATTCAAGGTTTATTTTGGGTGTCTGTTTGATTATTTACATATTTTTGTAGTTATATTTATAAGAGTCGTATATGAACATGACACTTTGTTTCCAACAGAATATGAAGTTGATGACAGAGCACTTCATCACAGGTAAAAGTTGAGATGTCAAAAAAAATTGAGACATTAGTTGTGATTCTCTTTAATTAATGTTATGGTTTTATGTTCACAATAATGTTCTTTCATGATTTTAAGATTTGTTTTAGGTGTGATATATAAAGCAGGAGGTATCTCCATTAACATCAAGTAGACTGTCTTATAGAAGTTTGTGATAGGTGGTTTGAGTGTGTTCTGTTAGGCTTGAGGGTTTTGTGATAGGTGGCGAATATAGTTAAGGCATGGTGGGAAGGtaaattgaagatgatgagtgGAGGGAGTTTAGATAGATTTCTGGGCAGAGTTTGTTTTTACAGGGTCCGAGTTTCTCTCCCCTTTTGTTATGAGATTGTTGGGTGGTTTTATAGGTGAATTGCAATGAGTTTTTTGGGGGAAAATTGTGAGTGTTTGAACATTTATGGTGTTCTGATCATTTGCCTTTTCTGATGCAGGTTTTTGACGTCTTGTTAAGTGAGTAAGTGAGTGTTTCAGAACTTCACAATCTAACTCATGGCACTCTCTAACGCTACCCTCATTCCAACAACCTTCAACCCCCTCAAAACCAATCCTCTCCCTTTTCCTTCTTCCCATGTTTCCTTCCTTTCTCCCTCTCACCCCATCTCCAATTCCCTCACCGCCGCCACCAACATGTCCCGCCTCAATTCCGCCGACTTCGAACTATCTACCATAACAGCTTTATCCCCTTTAGACGGCCGTTACAGGGAAAAAGTTAAAGACTTGGCTCCTATCATGGGTGAATATGGACTCAATTACTATAGGGTCATTGTTGAGGTACATCCTTTTTTATTCTTCTACTCTTTTTACCCCTTTTGTATATATTACTCTTCTAATTTATAGTTGTGTTTATATTGTTTAGATTAAATGGTTGCTGAAGCTTTCTGAGATTAATGAAATCACTGAAGTTCCTTCTTTTAGTGAAGATGCTAAGTCTTTCTTACAAGGTTTGATTGACGACTTTGGTGAAGCTGATGTTAACGAGATTAAAAGATTTGAGAAGATTACAAATCACGATGTTAAAGCTGTAGAgtatttcttgaaacaaaagtgCCAGTCAAATGCTGAAACTGCTAAGGTTGTGAATTGTggtttactttttttttcttttttcttattggattgtgtgaattttaacaaagttttttttaacaGGTGCTTGAATTTTTTCACTTTGCATGCACTTCTGAAGATATAAATAACCTTGCTCATGCCTTGATGTTGAAAGAAGCGATGAATTCTGTTATGTTTCCTGCCATGGATAAAATAATCAAAGCTTTGTGTACAATGGCCGAAGATAATGCTCATATCTCCATGCTTTCTCGCACTCATGGACAGGTAAGCTGCTTTTTGTATTATTAGACTATTGGAAAATCAATGCATTGTTGTGGATTTTGATTTTGCGATATTGCACATAATGCCGACTCAGAGCAACTAGCCAGGACTTAgtgatatttttgttgtttgtttgtttgtttgttattgcttGTATATTTTTGAACTTAATAGTTTTTCTGTGATATCCTTCAGCCAGCTTCACCGACTACTTTAGGGAAGGAAATGGCGATATTTGCTGTGAGGCTAAGTAGAGAAAGGAAGGAACTGTCTCAAGTTGCGATTTTGGGGAAATTTGCCGGTGCA
Encoded proteins:
- the LOC131662404 gene encoding uncharacterized protein LOC131662404, with the translated sequence MALSNATLIPTTFNPLKTNPLPFPSSHVSFLSPSHPISNSLTAATNMSRLNSADFELSTITALSPLDGRYREKVKDLAPIMGEYGLNYYRVIVEIKWLLKLSEINEITEVPSFSEDAKSFLQGLIDDFGEADVNEIKRFEKITNHDVKAVEYFLKQKCQSNAETAKVLEFFHFACTSEDINNLAHALMLKEAMNSVMFPAMDKIIKALCTMAEDNAHISMLSRTHGQPASPTTLGKEMAIFAVRLSRERKELSQVAILGKFAGAVGNYNAHLSAYPDVNWPDIAQEFILSLGLSFNPYVAQIETHDYMAKIFHSFIQFNNILIDFDRDVWGYISLGYFKQTTKAGEIGSSTMPHKVNPIDFENSEGNLGVANGGFSHLSMKLPISRWQRDLTDSTVLRNMGVNFGYSLLAYKSTLQGIGKLQVNEARLSEDLNQCWEVLAEPIQTVMRRYSVPEPYEKLKELTRGKAITKESLRDFIEGLDIPQNAKTYLLKLTPHTYVGTAVELARTVEHEVNNILNGAI